A part of Pectinophora gossypiella chromosome Z, ilPecGoss1.1, whole genome shotgun sequence genomic DNA contains:
- the LOC126380738 gene encoding uncharacterized protein LOC126380738, whose product MNENQIEEFIDEVESRPAIWDSRSDKYSNKIEKKKAWEEICNKFIENFTNKTASEKNEASILLQRKWKNLRDSYSRELNKQRASKSGSAASSHRKYQHFDRLQFLSCLSETRPIDISTQPSTSKKRKVSEQPVEDDTNKILKILIERMQKKDESIENDGDRCFLLSLLSDFKKIPEHCKTDAKYEMIGLIRRFINDNFEYSYQQHHGYFTSTNQSSQSPANVSIQESPSQLTDMSSIYENLFSESNDNI is encoded by the exons ATGAACGAAAATCAGATTGAAGAATTTATCGATGAAGTTGAAAGTCGTCCAGCGATATGGGATTCGAGGTCCGACAAGTACAGCAATAAAATCGAAAAGAAAAAGGCTTGGgaagaaatatgtaataaatttattgaaaattttacAAACAAGACCGCAAGTGAAAAAAATGAAGcat cTATACTACTGCAACGCAAATGGAAAAACCTAAGGGATTcttatagtcgtgaacttaatAAGCAAAGAGCATCAAAGAGTGGATCAGCTGCCTCATCACATCGAAAATATCAACATTTTGACCGACTTCAATTTTTATCGTGTTTGTCGGAGACCAGACCTATTGATATTTCTACTCAGCCCTCGACATCAAAAAAGAGGAAAGTTTCGGAGCAGCCGGTAGAAGATGACactaataaaattttgaaaatactCATTGAAAGAATGCAAAAAAAAGATGAATCTATTGAAAATGATGGCGATCggtgttttttattatcattattaagtgATTTTAAGAAAATACCTGAACACTGCAAGACGGACGCAAAGTACGAAATGATCGGTCTGATACGACGATTTATCAATGATAATTTCGAATATTCTTATCAACAACATCATGGCTACTTTACTTCTACGAATCAATCAAGCCAAAGCCCAGCCAATGTGTCAATACAAGAATCACCATCACAACTGACTGATATGTCGTCTATTTATGAGAATTTGTTTTCAGAGAGTAatgacaatatttaa
- the LOC126380724 gene encoding capon-like protein: protein MSNHRDNDAKHRRNDHLLKKLPTEVLLKARSTLVTLGGALKSKHDQQHRSKFSKQDEKEKKKGLKTSRSEPEFNEINKNKHRSRIDETSPREYIGVRPRPMSVGAIKRYDEETEFKCGSFQNEMSPVRQKHFDSSEDVCVQSRLVIPVIERLSGQDVQMTEVTERPRKKLSFREPEIVGSGSSTLGRSHKIMGVNSLTKRPNRFSLRSEAHLSSLERLEPDLESQAMRIVRTVGQAFEVCHKMQADSSEQPAPSTSSAIDEPVPTDRTSDAPPSKEAASDCGASESGAASTSKAPAEEGAVGGAEPARPQHLELLPPPPRKDGKRTPQRVTPTPTITLPEFPECITKVEVSSSEGEAATPLSAQHQLQLLRERLEQQAQQTRAAVAQLLLLRDQLAAEQAARCEAQARTHQLLVHNKELLEHIAALVAHLQERERGSSRPISAQQLTLLPQMKVDGINETIKPENFTNGNKQQKTDSLIDLIAQTNKVTQNFENNNMRLSPFNMSPNIPDTPVNGASSAPSFGGMTNEQIQNYLITKFQNMGGFPNGTNEPRVNNFNKNQQFYQNCNAFPSIPPLTNHYSNTDLESLMNHLAYQERGSPDEFGAIAQPMSVGQSEISLCSNSQGTTSKDSSPDACSSDEGTTFIMPLSHNGTLTATGEDGRVRLIVPVSPSGSTSDVVNTQPEAGAAAPTGATLKVPGSEGLLTPAGPITRTTSEKVPNRSEMMTVMRSQWTRHTTK, encoded by the exons ATGTCCAACCACAGGGACAATGATGCGAAACATAGACGTAACGATCATCTCCTAAAAAAACTACCTACGGAAGTATTGTTAAAGGCTCGGAGTACACTTGTGACACTTGGTGGAGCATTGAAATCAAAACATGACCAGCAACATCGCTCGAAGTTTTCTAAACAGGacgagaaagaaaagaaaaaagggcTCAAAACCAGCCGTTCGGAGCCAgaatttaatgaaattaataaaaacaagcaTAGAAGTCGTATCGACGAAACTTCACCGAGGGAGTACATCGGTGTGAGGCCCAGACCCATGTCCGTTGGAGCTATTAAGCGATATGACGAGGAGACAGAATTTAAATGTGGAAGCTTCCAAAACGAGATGTCACCGGTCCGCCAAAAGCATTTCGATTCTTCGGAAGATGTGTGCGTACAGTCGCGGCTAGTGATACCTGTTATTGAAAGACTGAGTGGCCAGGATGTTCAAATGACTGAAGTTACTGAGAGACCTCGAAAGAAGTTGTCATTTCGTGAACCAGAAATTGTGGGCAGTGGGAGCTCTACATTAGGGCGCTCCCATAAAATAATGGGAGTAAACAGTTTGACAAAACGACCCAATAGATTCTCGTTACGCTCCGAAGCACATTTGTCAAGTTTAGAAAGACTGGAACCGGATTTAGAG AGTCAGGCGATGAGGATCGTGCGCACTGTGGGGCAAGCTTTCGAGGTGTGCCACAAGATGCAAGCCGACTCTTCCGAGCAGCCTGCGCCGTCCACCTCGTCGGCTATCGACGAGCCCGTCCCTACCGACCGCACCAGTGATGCTCCCCCCTCCAAAG AAGCGGCATCCGATTGCGGTGCTTCCGAGTCAGGTGCCGCGTCGACGTCTAAAGCGCCGGCGGAGGAGGGGGCGGTGGGTGGCGCGGAGCCTGCCCGGCCCCAGCACTTGGAACTGCTGCCACCACCACCGAGGAAGGACGGCAAGAGAACGCCACAG CGGGTAACGCCGACCCCGACGATCACGCTGCCGGAGTTTCCGGAGTGCATCACGAAGGTGGAGGTGTCCAGCTCGGAGGGAGAGGCGGCCACCCCATTGAGCGCGCAACACCAACTGCAGCTGCTGCGTGAGCGGCTGGAGCAGCAAGCGCAGCAGACCAGAGCTGCCGTCGCGCAACTCCTCCTGCTGAGGGACCAACTCGCTGCCGAGCAAGCTGCCCGGTGCGAAGCGCAG GCCCGCACGCATCAGCTGTTGGTTCACAACAAGGAACTGCTGGAACACATCGCGGCTCTAGTGGCACACCTACAGGAGCGCGAGCGCGGCTCCTCGCGTCCAATCAGCGCTCAGCAACTCACTCTTCTGCCCCAG ATGAAAGTGGACGGAATCAACGAGACCATCAAACCCGAAAACTTCACAAATGGCAACAAACAACAGAAAACTGACTCGTTAATCGACCTTATTGCTCAGACTAACAAAGTCACccaaaattttgaaaacaacAATATGCGCCTCTCGCCGTTCAATATGTCCCCGAACATACCCGATACTCCTGTCAACGGAGCTAGCTCAGCGCCCAGCTTCGGCGGAATGACAAACGAACAAATCCAGAATTATCTGATAACAAAATTCCAGAATATGGGAGGCTTTCCCAACGGGACTAATGAACCGAGGGTGaataatttcaacaaaaatcaaCAATTTTATCAGAACTGCAACGCATTTCCAAGTATACCACCGCTAACGAACCATTATAGTAACACGGATCTCGAAAGTTTAATGAATCACCTGGCGTACCAGGAGCGCGGTTCACCTGATGAATTTGGAGCCATTGCCCAACCCATGAGTGTTGGTCAGTCGGAGATCTCTCTCTGCAGCAACAGCCAGGGTACCACGTCGAAGGACTCATCTCCGGACGCTTGCAGCTCGGACGAAGGCACGACGTTCATAATGCCACTGTCTCACAACGGCACATTGACGGCCACAGGAGAAGACGGGCGGGTGAGGCTCATTGTGCCAGTGAGCCCGTCGGGGAGCACGTCAGACGTGGTGAACACACAGCCCGAagcgggggcggcggcgcccACCGGGGCCACGCTGAAGGTACCGGGCAGCGAGGGTCTGTTGACCCCAGCAGGACCCATCACTCGGACCACCAGCGAGAAGGTCCCCAATCGCAGCGAGATGATGACGGTCATGCGCTCACAGTGGACTCGTCACACCACCAAATAG